The genomic region ATTTAAAGCCTTGCGTAATAAAACGGCATTACATTTTATAGGCGCCTTACAAAAAAATAAAATCGCTAAAATAGTGAACTTATTTGATTACATTGACTCCGTAGACACTATTGAACACGCCGAATTTATTAATGCAAAAGCTAAAGAACAGGGTAAAAAGGTTAACTGCCTGCTTCAGATAAAACTTACTAAATCAGCCACGCAAAGCGGAGCTAACCCCCAAGACGTCCATACCCTGGTTGAACATATAAAAACTTTAGAACATATTAATTTAAAAGGTTTTATGGCTATAGCGCCGCAAGTTGAAAATATAGAGGATTTAAGACATCTCTTTAAAGAGATTAAAATTCTTAATGATAAAGAATTAGGCCCGGAAGCCGAGCTTTCTTTGGGGATGTCGAACGATTTTGAAACCGCGGTGGAAGAAGGTTCAACCATGCCGCGTATAGGAAGCGCAATTTTTGGTTAGAAGTTAAAGCCGAATCAAACCGGCCGGCCGTTTGGAGGTAAGAGGTAAAATGATTATAAAAGTACGCGTAATACCGACAGCAGGTGAAAAT from Elusimicrobium minutum Pei191 harbors:
- a CDS encoding YggS family pyridoxal phosphate-dependent enzyme; the encoded protein is MQNTDNVIEKYNKVITRIRNSAEVRNRNFKRIKPILVIKYAKDLDVLELLGFLGAASAAESKLQDAQKRWNKDEFKALRNKTALHFIGALQKNKIAKIVNLFDYIDSVDTIEHAEFINAKAKEQGKKVNCLLQIKLTKSATQSGANPQDVHTLVEHIKTLEHINLKGFMAIAPQVENIEDLRHLFKEIKILNDKELGPEAELSLGMSNDFETAVEEGSTMPRIGSAIFG